The region AATCAGCTCGACCCAGAATCACGCTTATCCCATCGATATTCGTGGCGCTGCTGAGCCTGGCGTGACTACGCCAGTGCTTCTCGATCAGACCGTGCATCCTGACGGCGGTGATCTTGTCAATTGCTATGAACATCGCCTTGCCGCTCTCCCACGCCGTGGCGTAGTGGGTGACGAAGTCTCTGGCGATGGCTTCGAGGCGCTCGGGCGCGGTGATGATGTGGTAGTCCCGTCTCAGTTCGCGTTCGAGGCGCTGTTCCACATCCACGTCATCAGTCTCGAACTCGTCGAGCTTCTCGGCGATCCGCTCGTTGAGGTCGTCGGTGGCGACGCCGAGCTTGTCGCCGCGCGCATCGTAGTAGAGCGGCACGGTAGCGCCGTCTTCCACCGCCCGCTGGAACCCATACCGCGAGACGTAATCGCCGAACACCCGCCGGGTGATCTCGTCCTCCTTCATCAGCGGGGTGCCCGTGAACGCGATGTAGAGGGCGTTGGGCAGCGCGTTGCGCTGATTGAGCGCCAGCCGGCCGTACTGGGTGCGGTGCGCCTCGTCTACGATGACGATGATGTCGTCCCGATCCGAGTAGGGCTCGTCGGGCATGACGTCCCGGTTGAACTTCTGAATCAGGGAGAACACGTAGGCCTTGTGCTCGCCGAGCAGGCGCTTGAGGTGCCGGCCGCTTCCGGCCCGTACCTCCTCGTGTTCGCCGACGACACCGCAGCCGGCGTAGGTGCGGTAGATCTGATTGTCCAAGTCGTCGCGGTCGCACAGCACCAGGAAGGTAAAGTTGCCGCCGAGCTTGCGGTGCACCCTGCGGCTGAAGAACGCCATGGAATAGGACTTGCCCGCCCCTTGCGTGTGCCAGAAGACCCCCAACCTGCCACCGGCGGTCTGCCGTTCCTCCACGGCACGCACCGCCCGGGTCACGCCGAGGTACTGCTGGTTCTGAGCGACCACCTTGATGAGCCTCTCGCCGCTGTCGTCGAACAGGACGTAGTTCTCGAACAGGTCGAGGAAGTTCGCCTTGGTGCACACGCCCTTGAGCAGCGTCTCCATGTCCACGATGCCGGGTTCGTCCTCGTCGAGGCGCTTCCACTCGCGGAAGTATTCGAAGGGCGCTGAGTAGCTGCCGATGCGGGCCTCCAAGCCGTTGCCGAGCACCACGAACGCGTTGTGATGGAAGACGTGGGGGATGGTGTCCTGGTAGTCGGCGAGGTTCTCGTCGTAAGCGCGGCGGATGTTGCGATGGATGTTCTTCGTCTCCACGAAGAGCAACGGGATACCGTTGACGAAACCGACCAGGTCGGCGCGACGGCGATAGAGTGGCCCCTTGATCCACAGCTCGCGCACCGCGAGAAAGTGGTTGTTCTCGGGATCGTCAAAGTCGAAGACGCGCAGGGTACGTGTCTCGATGCCGCCGCGCGGGTCCCGATACGTGACTTTCGCGCCGTTACGCAGGAGGTCGTACTTCTCCTGGTTGGTCTGAAGCGTGGACTGGGCTGCGCTCACTTCGATGATGGAGCGGACAGCGTTGTCGACCGCTTCGCCCGGCAGGCCAGGATTGAGCGAATCGAGCGCCGCGCCGAGGTAGCGCGTGAGCACCACCTCTACCTCGCCGGCCCGGCCCAGCGTCCCGTCCGGCCCGAAGGTTTCGGCGTTGAAGGCGTAGACCGAGTGCCATCCAAGCTGCTCCTCGAGGTACTTGGCGGTCGTTCGCTGGACGAGGGTGTCTTCGCTGTAGAGCACCGGGCTCATCGAGTCTCCGTCATCCTAACCGAGTCCTTCCAACCCATCGGCCATCCGACGTGATCGTCTTCGTCCATGGGCTCCAACCCCGATCGTCCCACTGACCGGGCTGAAAGAACGCACATCTGCCACGGGAGCCCGATATACCTAAGTGCATTAACGTGGTCGTGGGATCCTTGCCGACGGCGATGAGGTCGATGGCGGCGGAACAGTTCATACTGCCACCTCGCCAGACATCAAGCGTGGCAGGAGGAGATCACGAGCGTACTCAAGACTACTGTTTTCTTTCCGCAACAGCGCGATTTGCTTGTGCTTGCTTTGGGCGACCTTGTGGAAGGCATCTCGCAGACCCACACTTGGTAGCAGGGATTCACGGCGGTGGGCAAGGTTTCTGTTTAGACCAGGAACCGCAACGTCCGTATTGATGAAGTCCATGTTTTCTAGCGTATAGTATAGGAATAGCGTCACAGCCACAGGATCCATATAGTAGACGGTATCGATAGCGCAGAAGTCGCTATCGGACCAATATACGTTGCCCATGTTTCCTTTCCGTCCAACAATGATGCCTGGCCCCTTCACGTGCGGCGTATTGTGTGTTCCTACGACCCCACTTGATCCATAGACCGGGTAATCACCGTCGATTCTATCTTCAGCCTTCAAAGCCCTTCCGTATCTAAGCTGCCCGATGTGCTCTAGTGCGACTCTCTCCCAACCTTGCGGAATACCATCGAAGATCCGCGTACTCTCATGGCCGGGAAAGCGGAGCCGGACAAACCACTCTCGGTATAGCTCCCGTGCTGCCTGTTCCAGTAGTGAAATCCGCCGTCGGTTGTTCTCGATCAGATTGTCGTAGGCAGAGAGGATATCGGCGATGCGACGTTGTATCGGTATGCTTGGGCACACAATCGGAAATCGAGAGACGATTTCGGTACTGAGGTTGAGCATCGTCGATCCCACAGCATTTCTTTCTAACCACTCTATCGAGTCCTTCAGTCCGAGGTAGTAGTAGAGATACCTTGGCCACAGCCGGCGACCATTCACTTCAATCTTTATGCAACCTGTGCCACACAGCCACCCGTCCTGTTCGGGACGGATGAACGCGCGCTTGGTGATTGCGCCTCGCCTTGGAAAGACTATACCGCCTGCCCTCATTTTGTGGCGGCTCAGCCGCTCTACAGTCGTCTCGGGCACACGAGCTACGGTGCTCTTATTGACTTCGCCGTTTTCTATGTCCGTGGGCATGATGACGGGGACACCATCGCTGGAGTACTCGGCCTGCTTGAGCTGAGAGCCGAATGGGCCAGTTTGCAGAATGCCTCCATCGGAATCGATAAGTTTGCCGAGCAAGTGAACACGTGAACTCATGCGAGAATACCGTCATGTTGTGCGTGAAGTCCACCAGATTTGAGCTGGAACCGCGACTTCATCCTTTCTCCCCATTGAGCTCGGCCTCGATCTCCTTGATGGTCGGCAGGCTGCCCCTCAGGTCGTCAGGCAGGGTATCGACCAAGCGGGTCTCCCAATCGGCGACGCCCAGGGGCTTGGCGAGGTCGCGCAGGGCGTACTCCACGACCATTCGGTCCTTGCCCTTGCAGAGCAGCAGGCCGATGGTGGGCGCGTCGTCCGCGTGGCGCATCAGGTCGTCCACGGCGGAGAAGTACAGATTCATCTGGCCGACGAAGGCGGGGCTGAACGGGACCGCCTTAAGCTCGACCACGACGTACCGGCGGAGCTTGAGGTGGTAGAACAGCAGGTCCACGCGGAAGTCGCTGTCGCCGACCTCCAGGAGTACCTGCCGGCCGACGAAGGCGAATCCGGCACCCATCTCCAACAGGAAGCGCTGGATGTGGTCCACGAGTCCCTGCTCAAGCTCCCGTTCGGTGCGCGGCTCTGCGGTGCCGAGGAAGTCGAACAGGTACGGGTCCTTGAATACCTGCGTGGCCAAGTCGGAGTCGGACGGCGGGAGCGTCTGGGGGAAGTTGGTGACGGCACCACCCTGGCGCTCGTGCAACCTGTTCTCGATCTGTATCGTGAGTACACTGCGGCTCCAACCCTCCTGCT is a window of Spirochaetaceae bacterium DNA encoding:
- a CDS encoding HsdR family type I site-specific deoxyribonuclease — protein: MSPVLYSEDTLVQRTTAKYLEEQLGWHSVYAFNAETFGPDGTLGRAGEVEVVLTRYLGAALDSLNPGLPGEAVDNAVRSIIEVSAAQSTLQTNQEKYDLLRNGAKVTYRDPRGGIETRTLRVFDFDDPENNHFLAVRELWIKGPLYRRRADLVGFVNGIPLLFVETKNIHRNIRRAYDENLADYQDTIPHVFHHNAFVVLGNGLEARIGSYSAPFEYFREWKRLDEDEPGIVDMETLLKGVCTKANFLDLFENYVLFDDSGERLIKVVAQNQQYLGVTRAVRAVEERQTAGGRLGVFWHTQGAGKSYSMAFFSRRVHRKLGGNFTFLVLCDRDDLDNQIYRTYAGCGVVGEHEEVRAGSGRHLKRLLGEHKAYVFSLIQKFNRDVMPDEPYSDRDDIIVIVDEAHRTQYGRLALNQRNALPNALYIAFTGTPLMKEDEITRRVFGDYVSRYGFQRAVEDGATVPLYYDARGDKLGVATDDLNERIAEKLDEFETDDVDVEQRLERELRRDYHIITAPERLEAIARDFVTHYATAWESGKAMFIAIDKITAVRMHGLIEKHWRSHARLSSATNIDGISVILGRAD
- a CDS encoding restriction endonuclease subunit S; translated protein: MLGKLIDSDGGILQTGPFGSQLKQAEYSSDGVPVIMPTDIENGEVNKSTVARVPETTVERLSRHKMRAGGIVFPRRGAITKRAFIRPEQDGWLCGTGCIKIEVNGRRLWPRYLYYYLGLKDSIEWLERNAVGSTMLNLSTEIVSRFPIVCPSIPIQRRIADILSAYDNLIENNRRRISLLEQAARELYREWFVRLRFPGHESTRIFDGIPQGWERVALEHIGQLRYGRALKAEDRIDGDYPVYGSSGVVGTHNTPHVKGPGIIVGRKGNMGNVYWSDSDFCAIDTVYYMDPVAVTLFLYYTLENMDFINTDVAVPGLNRNLAHRRESLLPSVGLRDAFHKVAQSKHKQIALLRKENSSLEYARDLLLPRLMSGEVAV
- a CDS encoding PDDEXK nuclease domain-containing protein; protein product: MRTDRVRVVLAANQAMVLLYWDIGKAILARQEREGWGAGTIDRLSHDLREAFPDMRGFSPRNLKYMRAFAAAWPEREFVQQAAAQIPWFHNCVLLDKVPDRRTRLWYVTKTQQEGWSRSVLTIQIENRLHERQGGAVTNFPQTLPPSDSDLATQVFKDPYLFDFLGTAEPRTERELEQGLVDHIQRFLLEMGAGFAFVGRQVLLEVGDSDFRVDLLFYHLKLRRYVVVELKAVPFSPAFVGQMNLYFSAVDDLMRHADDAPTIGLLLCKGKDRMVVEYALRDLAKPLGVADWETRLVDTLPDDLRGSLPTIKEIEAELNGEKG